The DNA window GCCGCTCCGGCGTCACCGCCGTGCCGAGCGGCCGTCTCGTCGAATTCCGGCCCGAACCTGCGGCGCAGATCGCCGGGCGCGGCCTGCGCGACCGGCCGGGCCAGCAACAGAGCCGTGATGATCGCGGCCACCACACCCAGAAGAACCACAGCACCCGTAGACATGAGTTACCGCCTTTCTTTGGGGCTTCCTCGCACGAGGATTTCCACTGTGTCGCTACGGAGTGTTACCAGATCTTCCCCAGGTAAACGCGGAGAGTAATAAGGAAGGTCATCCGGATTGCGAGGCATGGGATCCCGCTTCCGGGGCAGGAGCGCCTCTTGAAGGGTCCGAAAACCGGGAGGGGCAGGACAATGACGAGCACGGCGACAACGACGACGGCGTCTGTGGAGACCGCTGCTGAGGTGGAGACGGTCGGGGGACTGCCCTGGATCGAGGACGCCGGCAAGGTCGCCCCGAAGGACGCCCGCGCCCTGTCGCAGCTCTTCTTCGACCAGCTCCAGGTGCTCGAAGAGGGCACGCACGAATACCAGTACGCGCGCAACACCCTCATCGAGATGAACCTGTCCCTCGTGCGGTTCGCCGCCGGCCGCTTCCGCAACCGCGGCGGCGGCGGCGACATGGAGGACATCATCCAGGTCGGCACCATCGGTCTGATCAAGGCCATCGACCGGTTCGACCTCAGCCGCGAGGTCGGGTTCGCCACGTTCGCCGTGCCGTACATCGTCGGTGAGATCAAGCGGTTCTTCCGCGACACGAGCTGGGCCGTCCACGTCCCGCGGCGGCTCCAGGAGCTGCGCGTCGACCTGGCGAAGGCCAAGGAGGAACTCTCCCTGCGCCTGGACCGCGACCCCACCGTGCAGGAGCTCGCCGAGCACCTGAGCCTCTCCGAGGAAGAGATCATCGAGGGCCTCGTCGCAGCCAACGGCTACACCGCCGGCTCCCTCGACGCCCCGAACGACAACGCCGACGGACCGGACGCGAGCGGTCCGACGTTCGCCGACCGGCTCGGTGCACCGGACCCGGCGATGGAGAGCGTCGAGGACCTGCACACCCTGGCGCCGCTCCTGGAACGCCTCGACGCGCGCGACCGCCGGATCGTCGAAATGCGCTTCGGCCAGGAGCTGACCCAGGCCCAGATCGGGGCCGAGCTCGGCGTCTCCCAGATGCAGGTCTCCCGGCTCCTGTCGCGCGTACTGAAGCAGCTGCGCAGCGGAATGCTCGCCGAGAACTGACGGGTGCGGTCCCCGATCACCGGGCCCGTACTGACAGCGCCGCCCCCGGGGTGGCACAGTGGAACGATGCCCCGCAGACCTCCGTCGCCCCCGCCACACCCGGCGCACACCGCGTCCGAGGTGACGGATCTGCTCGCGGTCCTGTGGGGCGGAGCGCGCCTGAAAGCGCCGGCCGGGCCCATCTCGCCTTCGCAGCTCCGCGCGTTGCTGGCCATCGAACGCCTCGACGGCGGCAACCTGCGCGCGCTGGGCGAGACGCTCGACTCCAGCCCTCCCGCCACGAGCCGGCTCTGTGACCGCCTGGAGGCGGCCGGCCTGGTGGAACGCCGCCTGAGCCCGTCCAGCCGCCGTGAAGTGGAGCTGCATCTGAGCCGGCCGGGCCGCGTGCTGCTTGAAGAGGTACGGGGGTACCAGGTGCTGGAGCTCGCCCCCGTACTCGAAACGATGTCACCCGAGGCCCTGGCCCAGCTGGCCACCGGTCTCGCCGCCTTCCGCGCCGCCGCGGCCGCCGCCGTCGGCGGCGCGGCCTCGCAGGACTCCCCGGTCCGCGCGGTGCGCCCCGCCTAGACGTCCAGGCAGGCGGCCCGGCCGGCCCGGATGGTGAACACCTCGTCCAGGCTGAGCACCCGCAGCAGACGCATCACCAGCGCGGAGGGCGCGGCGAGACGCAACCGGTCCCCGAGCCCGGGGCGCGCCCGGAGCAGTACGTTGATCATCGCCGTATCGGCGAATCCCACGGCCGACAGGTCGAGCACCACCGGCACTCCCCCCTGACGGGCCTCGCGGTCCAGCGCCAGGCGCAGGGGTTCCACCGACTCCAGATCGACTTCGCCGCGCAGGGCTATGACGACGGCCCGGTCGGACCGGTGGGTGACGAGGAGCATGCGCTGTCCGGTGCTGCGTGTGTGCACAACTGGCCCCTCAGATGTGGCAGCGAACCGGCCGGAACCGGCGCCACTGCCCCTATGGTGCGGCACAATCAACGTAGGGGAACAGTTGCTACTTGGCAACTATTGACTTCTCCTCACCATCGAGCACACCGAATCTCCTTCGTACCGTTACGCTGCACCGTCCCGAACACACCACTTCTTTACAAGAGGACCTCCGACCGTGACGCATTTCCTGGCCGTGGAGCGTGCCGTGCGCACCGCCGCACCGCACGCCCTCCTCGATTCAGCACGTGCCGCACTGGTCGAGCACTACGAGGCCACCGAGGTGGGCCTCCTGATGGCCGATTACAGCCTCACGGTCCTGCGGCCGGTGACCGCCCTGCCCCACACCTCGAAGCCCCTGCCCGTCCACGCCAGCCCCGAAGGCCGCGCCTTCGGCAGCCAGGAACCGTACGGCCAGTACGTGGCCCGGGACGGTGCCGTCGACCTGCACCTGCCGGTCACCGTCCGCGGAGACAGACTTGGCATCCTGACCGTGCGCCTGCCGAAACACAGATGCACGCCCCACGCCATCGAAGAACTCACCGAACTGGCCGAACTCCTCGGCCACGAGATAATCGTCGCGGAGCGCGACACCGACCTGTACCTCCAGGCCCGCCGGGTCAGCCGCCTCACCCTCGCCGCCGAAATGCAGTGGCAGTTGCTGCCCGGCCGCGCCTGCTCCCGCCAGGAGTACGCCATCGGGGCCCAGCTGGAGCCGGCGTACGCGATCCACGGCGACAACTTCGACTGGGCCACCACGGCCGAGAACCTCACCCTCACAGTCACCAACGGCATGGGCGAAGGCATCCAGGCGTCCCTTCTCACCAACCTCGCCGTCAACGCCCTGCGCAACGCCCGTCGCGCCGGCATCGGCATCGCCGACCAGGCCGCCCTCGCCGACCAGGCCATCTACGGACAGCACCACGGCGAGGCGTACGTCTCCACGCTCCTGCTCTCGTTCGAGCTGGCCACCGGCCACGTGCAGGTCGTCGACGCCGGCTCGCCACAGCTGTGGCGGCAGCGCGACAAGACCGTAGAGCGCGTGCCCTTCGAGGCGCAGCTCCCCCTCGGCATGTTCGAGGAGACGGCGTACATCGCCCAGGAGTTCCGTGCACTGCCCGGGGACCGGCTCGTCTTCGTGAGCGACGGTGTGTACGCCGCGGCCACCCGGGCAGGCGATACCTACGGCGAACGCGCTCTCGCGCGGGCCATCCAGGCGGCGAGCCTCCTGCCCGCCGCGGCGGTACCCCGCGCGGTGCTCCAGGAGCTGGACTCGTACCGCGACACCGACGGGGACCCCGGCGACGACGCCCTCGTCGTGTGTCTGGACTGGTTCGGTCGCAGGACACACGAAGTTAGCGCCCGGTAAAGCTGGGCAGGAGCCCCCGGGTTACCGGAGCAGGGCCTACCGTCCGACGGAGGTGAACGACATGAACCGCACGCAGACGACCCGCGACCGGAGGACCGGCAGCGCCGAGACGATCACGCGGCCCGACACGGCGGCCGAGGCGCGCGACACCGCTCGCGACTTCCTGTCCGACCTGACCCCGGCGCCCACCCGGGAGACGACCGACAACGTGGTACTGGTCGTCTCCGAGCTGGTCACCAACGCGCTGCGGCACGCGGGAGGCATCACCGCGCTGCGGCTGGCCAGGGTCCGCCAGGCGGTGGAGATCACCGTGCAGGACCCGAGCCCGTCCCGGCCGCGCCCGCGTCACCCCGACATCACCGGCTACGAGGGCGGTTACGGCCTGACCCTGGTCAACTACCTCGCCCGCTTCGTCACGGTCACCCCGTCCCCCGGCGGAGGCAAGAAGATCTGCGCGGCCGTCAGCCTCTGACACGATGGTTGTCACAGTCGCCGACGAGACAGGGGCAACCGTGCGCGGACCGGGGAAACGTACCGTCAGAAGCCGTACGGCGCACTGTCGGTCCTTGCCCTTTCGCTGGCCGGCGTCGCGGCGCACGCCCCGTCCGCGGGCACCCGTCCGGCCGAACCGCCCCCTCCCGTGACGCACCAGTTCCTGCCCGACCCGTGGGAGGACACGTGGCGGCCCCCCGTCACCGGGCAGCAGTACCGGCCGCAGAACCGGACCGTACTGATCCGCCTCCTCAACCGCGAGCGGGCCCGCCAGGGCTGCCGCCCGGTACGGCTCGACCGCACCATGACCAGAGCCGCCCAGCGGCACAGTGACTACATGGCGCGCGCCGGCGTGCTCTCCCACGCCGGTCCGTACACGTCCGGCCCGGGTGACCGGCTGACGGAGGAGGGCTACAGGTGGCGCAGGGCCGCCGAGAACCTCGCCCGCTCCAAGCCGAACGCGGCCACGGCGCTGCGCCTCTGGAAGGCCAGCCCCAAGCACCGCGCCGCGATGCTCACCTGCGCCTACCGCCACGCCGGGGTGGGTGTCAGCAGCCGCCGGGGCCAGGCGTGGTGGACGCTCGTGCTCGCCGTCCCCCGCTAGCCCCGCCCCGCACCCGTCAGCCCTGCTCCGTGCCACGGGACCGCGCGAGCGTCACAGCCGGATGCGGGCGGCGACCGGCAGGTGGTCGCTTCCCGTCGCGGGCAGCGACCACACCTCGGTGACGGTCGCCTCGCGGGCCAGGACCTGATCGATCCGCGCCACCGGGAAGGAGGCGGGCCAGCTGAAGGCGAAGCCTCGACCGGGTGGCGACATCTGCTCACGGACCGGATCGAGCCCACGGTCGTCCACCGTGCCGTTGAGGTCGCCGAGCAGGATCACCCTCCCCCGCCGCTCCTCGGCGATGGCCGCGCCCAGCAGACGGGCGCTCTCGTCCCGCCACCCGGAAGCGAATCCGGTGGCGGGCCGGATCCGTACGGAAGGCAGGTGCGCGACGTACACCGCGACGGTCTCCCCACCCGGCAGCCGCACATCGGCCCGCAGCCCCCGGTTCCATTCCGGTCCGATCCCCTCGGGCCTGATGTCCACCACCCGCACGCCCGTCAGCGGGTACTTCGACCAGAGCCCCACGGTCCCCACCACGCCGTGGTGCGGATACCGCGCACCGAACGCCGCCGCGTACGCGGGAAGGGCGCCGGCGGTCAGCTCCTCGACGGCGACGAGCCCGGGATCCGGCTCCGTCAACGCCCGCGCCGTGCCCGCCGGATCGGTGTTCTCGTCGCTGACATTGTGCTGAACGACCACCAGGTCGTACGCCGGACCGCCCTCGCTCAGCAGCAACCCGCCGAAGCCGCCGAGCCAGGCGCCGACGGGCAGCAGCAGGGCCACCAGCGCGGTGAGCGAGCGGCGCAGCACCGCCAGGCCCAGCAGTACGGGGACCACGAGCCCGAGCCAGGGCAGGAACGTCTCCAGGAGGCTGCCGGGCCGCCCGGCCGTGTCCGGCACAGCCGAAGGGAAGGCCAGGAGACCGGCCACCAACACGGTCACCCCGGCGAGAACACGCCCTCGCCGCCATCCCCAGCGCCCCCGGGCGCCGGCACTGCTCCCCGCTCCGCTCATGGCCCGACCGTAGCGGGCACCCTTCACACCCCGGCGCTCAGCATCCCCCTCCGGAGGCCGGCCCGGCGCCGAGCCGCACGACCTGCGCACCGGAGGGAGCGGCACAACAGCCGCCGGCGGCGGGCTCCGCGTCCTGCGCCGGCTCCTCGAACACGCCCGCGCCCCCGCACACACCCGTCTCGGGAAGCGTGAGTTCGACGCGCTCGGCAGCCTCCCGGTCCCCCGCGAGCGCGGCCGCGATCGAGCGCACCTGCTCGTAACCGGTCATGGCGAGGAACGTCGGCGCGCGGCCGTAGCTCTTCATGCCGACCAGGTAGACGTCCTGCTCGGGGTGCGAGAGCTCGACGACGCCGTGCGGAGGGACGGTGCCGCAGGAGTGGACGTTCGGGTCGATCAGCGGGGCGAGCGCCGTCGGCGCCTGAAGGCGTTCGTCGAGTCCGAGCCGCAGCTCGGAGACGAAGGACAGATCGGGACGGAGGCCGGTGAGGACCACCACCTCGTCGACCGGTTCGAGCCGCCGCCCGTCGTCGGCCACGAGCACGAGCCGGCCGTCCTCGCCCGGGTCCACGGCGCTCGTACGGAATCCGGTGACGGCATCGGCGTACCCGCCGTCGACGGCGGCCTTCGCCCGCAGCCCCAGCGCCCCGCGCGCCGGGAGCTGGTCGGCCTCGCCGCCGCCGAAGGTGTCACCTCCGATGCCACGGCGCAGGACCCACACGGCGTGCGTACCGGGGGCGTCCTTCGCCAGATCGGCCAGTGAGGACAGGGCGGTGAACGCGGAGGCGCCCGAGCCGATGACGGCGGTGCGCCGACCCGCGTAACGGGCCCTGACCGCCGGGTCCTTGAGATCCGGGACGCGGTACGAGATCCGGTCGCCGGCGGCGCTCTCCCCGAGGGCCGGGAGCCCGTCACCGCCGATCGGAGCCGGAGTGGCCCACGTACCGGAAGCGTCGATCACGGCACGGGCGACAATCCGCTCCTCCGCCCCGTCCCCGTACCGGACCAGAACCGAGAACGGCTGCTCTTCCCTCCCGGCGTCGACCACACGGTCCCGCCCGACCCGGGAGACGCCGACGACCCGGGCGCCGTACCGCACTCTCTCCCCCAGGACATCCGCGAGCGGCTGGAGATAGAGCTCGGCCCAGTCGCCGCCGGTGGGGTACACCGAACCGTCCGGCGCGCTCCACCCGCTGGGCGCCAGGAGCTTCTCGGCAGCCGGATCGACGACCTCGGCCCTGGTGGAGAACAGCCGTACGTGAGCCCACTCGCGAACAGCCGCGCCCGCTCGCGGCCCCGCCTCCAGAACGAGCGGTTCCAGACCGCGCCCGACCAGATGGGCGGCGGCCGCCAGACCGACCGGGCCCGCGCCGACAACGACGGTGGGCACCGCGCGCGACTCGCTCATGGCAACTCCTCACATAGACATCCATCAATGTCCGGTCAGCATGGCACCTGATTTGACAACGGTCAACATAGATGGAGGTCAAATCAAGGGTCTGCTTCGACGCGTGTCAACATAGACGCATGTCGAATGTGGAGCCCTGCTGCCCGCCGCTGAACGAGCGTCCGCTCTCAGCGGAGGATGCGGTCCGTACGGCGGCCATGTTCAAGGCACTCGGCGACCCGGTCCGACTGCGGCTCTTCTCCGCGGTCGCGTCGCACGAGGGCGGCGAGGCGTGCGTCTGCGACATCTCCGACGTGGGCGTCTCCCAGCCCACGGTCAGCCATCACCTGAAGAAGCTCAGGGAGGCGGGCCTGCTGACCTCCGAGCGCCGCGGCACCTGGGTCTACTACCGGGTGGCACCGTCGGTGCTGTCGGCGATGAGCAAAATGCTGGGCCAGTACACCGCCTGACCCCACTGAGCCAAAGGCCGCCCCCCCTCGCGACGTCTCTCCGCCGGAGGGGACGTGCCGGGGCGCTCCCCGCAGGGTGTCGAACGCGACGCGCCCGAACCGACCGCAGCGCCGCCCGAAGGTTCGGCAACCGAGGAGACGCCCCGGCGCGGCACCGACCCCGAAGCCCCCGCACCCGCACCCGCACCCGCACCCGGCGAGGCGAAGCCCCGGGCTACGCGTCCCGTACCGCCTTCCGCCAGGCCGACTCGCGCAGCAGCCGCAAACCGTTCAGGCCCACCAGCACCGTCGACCCCTCATGGCCCGCCACTCCCAGGGGCAACGGCAGGTGCCCGGCCAGGTCCCAGACCACCAGCGCCCCGATGCACACGGAGGCGACGACGAGGTTCTGCACGACCAGCCGCCGCGCACGCCGGGAAAGCGCGACGACCGCCGGCACCGTCGCCAACTCGTCCCGCACCACCACCGCGTCCGCCGTCTCGAGGGCCAGGTCCGACCCGGCCCGGCCCATCGCGATGCCGCTGTGCGCGGCGGCCAGCGCGGGTGCGTCGTTGACCCCGTCCCCGACCACCAGGACCTTCTCCCCCGCCGCCTCCCACTCCCGCACTGCGGCGACCTTGTCCTGCGGCAACAGCCCGGCCCGGACCTCCGTGATGCCGACCCCGCCGGCGAGCTTCGCGGCCGCGCGCTCGTTGTCGCCGGTCAGCAGCACCGGCGCGGAGCCAGTGAGCCGCCCGAGCGCGGCGACCGCCTCCCCGGCCCCCGCACGCACCCGGTCCTCGACGCCGAGCACGCCCACGGGGTCCCCGTCGACGAGCACCACCACAGCGGTACGCCCCAAGCCCTCGATCTCCTCCACAACAACTTCGGCACCCCCACCAGCAGCACCAGCACCGAGCAGCGCCGCAGGACTGCCCACCTGCACCACCCGCCCCGCCACAACGGCCCGCACCCCCCGCCCCGGCACGGACGAGAAGTCCTCGGCGGCCACGAGCCGCAGCCCCCGCTCCTTCGCCAGCGCCACAACGGCCCGCGCGAGCGGATGCTCGCTCGGATGCTCGGCGGCGGCAGCGAGCGCCAAAACCTCCGCCGACCCGAGCCCCTTCGCCGCCCCCTCCCCGACGACCCGCACCTCGGCAACCCGGGGCGCCCCCTCCGTCAACGTGCCGGTCTTGTCCAGCGCCACCCGCGTAACGCCCCCCAGCCGCTCCATCACCACGGCCGACTTGACCAGCACCCCGTGCCGCCCGGCGTTGGCGATCGCCGAAAGCAGCGGCGGCATGGTCGCCAGCACCACCGCGCACGGCGACGCCACGATCATGAACGTCATGGCCCGCAGCAGCGTCGAGGTGAAGTCCGCCCCCAGCAGGAGCGGAACGGCGAACAACGCCAGCGTGGCCACGACGACCCCCACCGAGTAGCGCTGCTCGACCTTCTCGATGAACAGCTGCGTCGGCGCCTTGGTCTCGCTCGCCTCCTCGACCATCTCCACGATGCGCGCGATGACCGACTCGGACGCGTCCTTGTCCACCCGGACCCGCAGCGCCCCCGTGCCGTTCAGCGTGCCCGCGAACACCTCGTCCCCCGGCTCCTTGGCCACCGGCAGCGGCTCCCCGGTGATGGTCGCCTGGTCCACCTCACCGGCGCCGTCGACCACCGTGCCGTCCGCCGGCAGCCGCTCCCCCGGCCGTACGAGCACCAGGTCGCCGACCCGCAGCTCTTCGAGCCCCACCACTTCCTCGTCCGCATCCCCCAGCCGCACAGCCGTGGCCGGAGCAAGGTCCAGCAGCCCCCGCACCGAGTCGGCCGTACGCCGCGTGGCCAGCGCCTCCAGTGCGCCGGACACCGCGAAGATCACGATGAGCAGCCCGCCGTCGAGGAACTGCCCGATCGCCGCCGCCCCGACCGCGGCGACCACCATCAGCAGGTCGACGTCCAGGCTGCGCTCCCTCAGCGCCAGCAGCCCGGCCCACCCCGGCTCCCAGCCCCCCGCGACGTAACAGAGCACATAGAGCGGCCCCCAGGTCCAACCCGGCGCCCCAGCCAGGTCGAGCGGGAAGGCGAGCAGGAACGCGACGGCGGACAGGGCCGCCCAGCGCACCTCCGGCAGCGCGAGCAGCCGCGTACGGCGGGCCGGCACGGGCGCCGCGAGCAGCCGCGCCGCGGGCCGGTCGTCGAGCAGGAGGGAAACCATCGAGGGACACCTCTCGATCGGGCGCAACCGGACGCAGCGCACCAGCGGCAAGGACGCCCCCACCATAACGGAATACATGAAGAGATCTTCATTAATAGGCCGGGACGTCCCCGATACGATGGACCCATGGGACACGGAGTCGACGAACGCGCCACACCCACAGGTCACCTGGACGCGGACGCCGCCGCCACCATCGCCGCCACGCTCCAGGCCCTGGCCACTCCGTCCCGGCTGATGATCCTGACCCGCCTCCGCCAGAGCCCTTGCGGCGTCACAGAACTCGCCGAAGCGGTACGGATGGAACAGTCGGCCGTCTCCCACCAACTCCGGCTGCTGCGCGCCCTGAGCCTGGTGACCGGCGCCCGGCAAGGCCGCCGGATCGTCTACAGCCTGTACGACAATCACGTCGCCCAGCTCCTCGACGAAGCCGTCTACCACATCGAGCACCTGCGCCTCGGCACCCGCGACGCTCCCGCGAAGACCCGGCCGGACGTCACCGAAGGGCCCTCCTCGTCAGAGGTATTGAGGGAATCCGGTTAGGCCGACCGGGTGACTTATGGACGGGCGTACCAGCCGGGGGCAATTAAGGTCCCGCTGTATGACCTCACAGACCGCTCAAACCGCTGTCGAACAAAGTCACTTGGGCACCATCTCGGTAATCGCATGGTCCGGTGAGAATATTGATGACGGC is part of the Streptomyces agglomeratus genome and encodes:
- a CDS encoding SigB/SigF/SigG family RNA polymerase sigma factor, with protein sequence MTSTATTTTASVETAAEVETVGGLPWIEDAGKVAPKDARALSQLFFDQLQVLEEGTHEYQYARNTLIEMNLSLVRFAAGRFRNRGGGGDMEDIIQVGTIGLIKAIDRFDLSREVGFATFAVPYIVGEIKRFFRDTSWAVHVPRRLQELRVDLAKAKEELSLRLDRDPTVQELAEHLSLSEEEIIEGLVAANGYTAGSLDAPNDNADGPDASGPTFADRLGAPDPAMESVEDLHTLAPLLERLDARDRRIVEMRFGQELTQAQIGAELGVSQMQVSRLLSRVLKQLRSGMLAEN
- a CDS encoding MarR family winged helix-turn-helix transcriptional regulator; translation: MPRRPPSPPPHPAHTASEVTDLLAVLWGGARLKAPAGPISPSQLRALLAIERLDGGNLRALGETLDSSPPATSRLCDRLEAAGLVERRLSPSSRREVELHLSRPGRVLLEEVRGYQVLELAPVLETMSPEALAQLATGLAAFRAAAAAAVGGAASQDSPVRAVRPA
- a CDS encoding STAS domain-containing protein, with the translated sequence MHTRSTGQRMLLVTHRSDRAVVIALRGEVDLESVEPLRLALDREARQGGVPVVLDLSAVGFADTAMINVLLRARPGLGDRLRLAAPSALVMRLLRVLSLDEVFTIRAGRAACLDV
- a CDS encoding PP2C family protein-serine/threonine phosphatase, with translation MTHFLAVERAVRTAAPHALLDSARAALVEHYEATEVGLLMADYSLTVLRPVTALPHTSKPLPVHASPEGRAFGSQEPYGQYVARDGAVDLHLPVTVRGDRLGILTVRLPKHRCTPHAIEELTELAELLGHEIIVAERDTDLYLQARRVSRLTLAAEMQWQLLPGRACSRQEYAIGAQLEPAYAIHGDNFDWATTAENLTLTVTNGMGEGIQASLLTNLAVNALRNARRAGIGIADQAALADQAIYGQHHGEAYVSTLLLSFELATGHVQVVDAGSPQLWRQRDKTVERVPFEAQLPLGMFEETAYIAQEFRALPGDRLVFVSDGVYAAATRAGDTYGERALARAIQAASLLPAAAVPRAVLQELDSYRDTDGDPGDDALVVCLDWFGRRTHEVSAR
- a CDS encoding ATP-binding protein; the protein is MNRTQTTRDRRTGSAETITRPDTAAEARDTARDFLSDLTPAPTRETTDNVVLVVSELVTNALRHAGGITALRLARVRQAVEITVQDPSPSRPRPRHPDITGYEGGYGLTLVNYLARFVTVTPSPGGGKKICAAVSL
- a CDS encoding CAP domain-containing protein encodes the protein MTHQFLPDPWEDTWRPPVTGQQYRPQNRTVLIRLLNRERARQGCRPVRLDRTMTRAAQRHSDYMARAGVLSHAGPYTSGPGDRLTEEGYRWRRAAENLARSKPNAATALRLWKASPKHRAAMLTCAYRHAGVGVSSRRGQAWWTLVLAVPR
- a CDS encoding endonuclease/exonuclease/phosphatase family protein encodes the protein MSGAGSSAGARGRWGWRRGRVLAGVTVLVAGLLAFPSAVPDTAGRPGSLLETFLPWLGLVVPVLLGLAVLRRSLTALVALLLPVGAWLGGFGGLLLSEGGPAYDLVVVQHNVSDENTDPAGTARALTEPDPGLVAVEELTAGALPAYAAAFGARYPHHGVVGTVGLWSKYPLTGVRVVDIRPEGIGPEWNRGLRADVRLPGGETVAVYVAHLPSVRIRPATGFASGWRDESARLLGAAIAEERRGRVILLGDLNGTVDDRGLDPVREQMSPPGRGFAFSWPASFPVARIDQVLAREATVTEVWSLPATGSDHLPVAARIRL
- a CDS encoding NAD(P)-binding protein, with the protein product MSESRAVPTVVVGAGPVGLAAAAHLVGRGLEPLVLEAGPRAGAAVREWAHVRLFSTRAEVVDPAAEKLLAPSGWSAPDGSVYPTGGDWAELYLQPLADVLGERVRYGARVVGVSRVGRDRVVDAGREEQPFSVLVRYGDGAEERIVARAVIDASGTWATPAPIGGDGLPALGESAAGDRISYRVPDLKDPAVRARYAGRRTAVIGSGASAFTALSSLADLAKDAPGTHAVWVLRRGIGGDTFGGGEADQLPARGALGLRAKAAVDGGYADAVTGFRTSAVDPGEDGRLVLVADDGRRLEPVDEVVVLTGLRPDLSFVSELRLGLDERLQAPTALAPLIDPNVHSCGTVPPHGVVELSHPEQDVYLVGMKSYGRAPTFLAMTGYEQVRSIAAALAGDREAAERVELTLPETGVCGGAGVFEEPAQDAEPAAGGCCAAPSGAQVVRLGAGPASGGGC
- a CDS encoding ArsR/SmtB family transcription factor, giving the protein MSNVEPCCPPLNERPLSAEDAVRTAAMFKALGDPVRLRLFSAVASHEGGEACVCDISDVGVSQPTVSHHLKKLREAGLLTSERRGTWVYYRVAPSVLSAMSKMLGQYTA
- a CDS encoding heavy metal translocating P-type ATPase, with the translated sequence MVSLLLDDRPAARLLAAPVPARRTRLLALPEVRWAALSAVAFLLAFPLDLAGAPGWTWGPLYVLCYVAGGWEPGWAGLLALRERSLDVDLLMVVAAVGAAAIGQFLDGGLLIVIFAVSGALEALATRRTADSVRGLLDLAPATAVRLGDADEEVVGLEELRVGDLVLVRPGERLPADGTVVDGAGEVDQATITGEPLPVAKEPGDEVFAGTLNGTGALRVRVDKDASESVIARIVEMVEEASETKAPTQLFIEKVEQRYSVGVVVATLALFAVPLLLGADFTSTLLRAMTFMIVASPCAVVLATMPPLLSAIANAGRHGVLVKSAVVMERLGGVTRVALDKTGTLTEGAPRVAEVRVVGEGAAKGLGSAEVLALAAAAEHPSEHPLARAVVALAKERGLRLVAAEDFSSVPGRGVRAVVAGRVVQVGSPAALLGAGAAGGGAEVVVEEIEGLGRTAVVVLVDGDPVGVLGVEDRVRAGAGEAVAALGRLTGSAPVLLTGDNERAAAKLAGGVGITEVRAGLLPQDKVAAVREWEAAGEKVLVVGDGVNDAPALAAAHSGIAMGRAGSDLALETADAVVVRDELATVPAVVALSRRARRLVVQNLVVASVCIGALVVWDLAGHLPLPLGVAGHEGSTVLVGLNGLRLLRESAWRKAVRDA
- a CDS encoding ArsR/SmtB family transcription factor, with product MGHGVDERATPTGHLDADAAATIAATLQALATPSRLMILTRLRQSPCGVTELAEAVRMEQSAVSHQLRLLRALSLVTGARQGRRIVYSLYDNHVAQLLDEAVYHIEHLRLGTRDAPAKTRPDVTEGPSSSEVLRESG